From one Candidatus Methylomirabilota bacterium genomic stretch:
- the kdsB gene encoding 3-deoxy-manno-octulosonate cytidylyltransferase, protein MTRAIAVIPARWASKRFPGKALAVAGGKPLIRHVWERARHLTAVERVLVATDDERIAGTVRAFGGAVAMTSPTHPSGTDRVAEAVRGDPAELVVNLQGDEPTFDVKAVDELVRLMADDPVIQMGTLAHPIRDDAELTDINATKVVLDQGGYALYFSRAPIPYRRQPGLVTPLRHIGIYVFRAGFLQRFAGLRPTPLELTETLEQLRTLEHGVRIRVLLTPHASLGVDTPADLERFAAHLAAGGGADSREGQARL, encoded by the coding sequence ATGACGCGCGCGATCGCCGTCATCCCGGCCCGCTGGGCGTCCAAGCGGTTCCCGGGAAAGGCCCTGGCGGTGGCCGGAGGGAAGCCCCTCATCCGCCACGTCTGGGAGCGGGCACGGCACCTCACGGCGGTCGAGCGGGTGCTCGTCGCCACCGACGACGAGCGAATCGCCGGGACGGTCCGCGCGTTCGGGGGCGCGGTGGCCATGACGAGCCCGACGCATCCGAGCGGAACCGACCGCGTGGCCGAGGCGGTGCGGGGCGATCCGGCCGAGCTCGTGGTGAACCTCCAGGGGGACGAGCCGACCTTCGACGTCAAGGCGGTCGACGAGCTGGTGCGGCTGATGGCCGACGACCCGGTGATCCAGATGGGGACGCTCGCCCACCCGATCCGGGACGATGCCGAGCTCACGGACATCAACGCCACCAAGGTCGTCCTCGACCAGGGCGGCTATGCCCTCTACTTCTCCCGAGCGCCCATCCCGTACCGCCGACAGCCCGGGTTGGTGACGCCGCTGCGTCACATCGGGATCTACGTCTTTCGGGCCGGCTTCCTCCAGCGCTTCGCCGGCCTCCGGCCCACCCCGCTCGAGCTGACGGAGACGCTCGAGCAGCTCCGGACCCTGGAGCACGGCGTCCGCATCCGGGTGCTCCTGACGCCGCACGCGTCGCTCGGCGTCGACACGCCCGCCGACCTCGAGCGCTTCGCGGCGCACCTGGCGGCCGGCGGGGGCGCAGATTCGCGCGAGGGGCAGGCTCGGCTGTGA